The proteins below are encoded in one region of Methylobacillus flagellatus KT:
- a CDS encoding sensor histidine kinase, which yields MSSRPHAKSLKDVLLIHELTFFLLVILAGAAGVIGMRIWDKSSQESQRIHLMVQEIQQTRGDLYRQMKELFDLHFLKDPQAQEEYNVYTLSIDAHFRKLLALSADSQERSAIQELNASYQDLIQETQHIFTLVEGYNNAELEKALNTHLESSIFHHYEIISARAERLLLLKHSELSARLEDVKHIAFTLLIIPIGLALLLLVFSHIFLKRAIVWPIRNVLHATREISAGNLDHKAPEEGVAELAALSCAINSMAQELSRSQEALVRSEKQAALGLLVPMLAHNIRNPLASIRATAQVADSANLDQETRDSLTAIINTVDRLDRWTRALLAYLHPLKPHASAMTLRQVLQGALSPLQQKIQEKQISIQLPDWQNVNDNMFTDENLLEQALYNLLLNAVEASPPSSAITIECDIAEDSIRLRISDQGPGMPFIPDPHAASPAPTTKRFGTGLGIPFAFKAMEALSGHIHFNHQVKGGTMIDIVLPRDYEPQ from the coding sequence ATGAGCAGTCGGCCCCACGCCAAGTCGTTGAAAGATGTTTTACTGATTCATGAGTTGACGTTCTTCCTGCTGGTCATCCTTGCCGGAGCCGCGGGCGTCATAGGAATGCGCATCTGGGATAAGTCATCCCAGGAATCCCAACGCATTCACCTCATGGTCCAGGAAATCCAGCAAACACGTGGTGACTTGTATAGACAAATGAAAGAGTTGTTCGACCTGCACTTTTTGAAAGACCCGCAAGCACAAGAAGAATATAACGTCTATACGCTTTCAATCGACGCACACTTCCGCAAGCTTCTGGCACTTTCCGCGGACAGCCAGGAAAGGTCAGCCATTCAGGAACTGAATGCCAGCTATCAGGATTTAATCCAGGAAACCCAGCATATCTTTACCCTGGTAGAAGGCTACAATAATGCCGAGCTGGAAAAGGCATTGAATACCCATTTGGAATCCAGCATCTTTCATCATTATGAAATTATTTCCGCACGGGCCGAGCGCTTGCTGCTTCTGAAGCACAGTGAACTTTCTGCACGTTTGGAAGACGTCAAGCACATAGCCTTCACCCTATTGATTATCCCCATCGGACTGGCGTTGCTGCTCCTGGTGTTTTCCCACATTTTCCTCAAACGAGCCATTGTGTGGCCCATCCGCAATGTCTTGCATGCCACTCGCGAAATCAGTGCGGGCAACCTGGACCACAAGGCGCCTGAAGAAGGTGTTGCTGAGTTAGCTGCATTGTCGTGCGCTATCAATAGCATGGCGCAAGAACTGAGCCGGAGCCAAGAAGCATTGGTGCGCTCGGAGAAGCAAGCGGCGCTTGGGCTGCTGGTACCAATGCTGGCCCACAACATCCGTAACCCATTGGCCAGCATCCGTGCTACAGCCCAAGTAGCAGACAGTGCCAATCTCGACCAGGAAACACGCGACTCACTCACGGCCATCATCAATACCGTGGACCGTCTAGACCGCTGGACTCGTGCCTTGCTCGCGTACCTACATCCATTGAAGCCCCATGCCAGCGCCATGACCCTGCGCCAGGTATTGCAAGGCGCGCTATCGCCCTTGCAGCAGAAAATCCAGGAAAAGCAGATATCGATACAACTGCCAGACTGGCAGAATGTGAATGACAACATGTTTACCGACGAGAACCTGCTTGAGCAGGCACTATACAACCTGTTACTGAATGCCGTGGAAGCGTCCCCGCCATCAAGCGCAATCACCATTGAGTGTGATATCGCCGAAGACAGCATACGTCTTAGGATCAGCGACCAGGGGCCAGGCATGCCATTCATTCCAGACCCTCATGCCGCCAGCCCCGCCCCCACCACAAAACGCTTTGGCACAGGGCTGGGAATTCCTTTTGCATTCAAGGCAATGGAAGCACTATCAGGACATATCCATTTCAATCATCAGGTAAAGGGCGGCACCATGATTGACATCGTCCTGCCGCGCGACTATGAGCCGCAATGA
- the lplT gene encoding lysophospholipid transporter LplT produces MNWGFYIILLAQFLSALADNALLFTAIALLRELEAPSWHDPLLQWFFVISYILLAPFVGAFADAFPKGRVMFVSNAIKFIGSTAMVLGVPPLYAYGIVGIGAAAYSPAKYGILTEYLPHSMLVKANGWMEGSTVMAIVLGTVIGAILPSIDIQVAMIVITILYLSAAIFNIYIPRVPVDHKPPKKTPVFLIKDFWIATKTLWKDAQGQVSLAVTTLFWGVAATLRFVVLAWAGFALNFTQEQSTYLMVVVAIGIAIGSIAAARMIKLEHSVRVLPVGIVVGLLVIAMAFVSNWLLACVLLMLIGALSGYLVVPLNALLQHRGHLLIGAGHSIAVQNFNENLGIAALISLYTLMIKADIHINFIIVVFGLFVSLSMGGIYKLYQAQHSRQ; encoded by the coding sequence ATGAACTGGGGTTTTTATATCATACTGCTAGCGCAATTCTTATCTGCGCTGGCTGACAATGCATTGCTGTTCACCGCAATTGCCCTCTTGAGAGAACTGGAGGCACCGAGCTGGCATGATCCATTGCTACAATGGTTTTTTGTCATCTCCTATATCTTGCTTGCCCCTTTTGTTGGCGCCTTTGCTGATGCTTTTCCCAAAGGCCGGGTGATGTTTGTATCCAATGCCATCAAATTCATTGGCAGTACCGCCATGGTATTGGGAGTCCCGCCTTTATATGCCTATGGCATTGTGGGGATCGGTGCTGCAGCATATTCTCCTGCGAAATATGGCATCCTGACCGAATACTTGCCCCATTCCATGCTCGTCAAGGCCAATGGCTGGATGGAAGGCTCCACTGTCATGGCCATCGTGCTGGGCACTGTCATTGGTGCAATTCTTCCCAGCATCGACATCCAGGTTGCCATGATCGTCATCACGATACTTTATCTATCCGCAGCCATCTTCAATATCTACATCCCCCGCGTACCGGTAGACCATAAACCTCCGAAGAAAACCCCAGTGTTTCTGATCAAGGACTTCTGGATTGCGACCAAGACACTGTGGAAGGATGCTCAGGGCCAGGTTTCCCTTGCCGTCACCACGCTATTCTGGGGGGTAGCGGCCACGCTGCGCTTCGTTGTGCTTGCCTGGGCCGGCTTTGCCTTGAACTTCACTCAAGAACAATCCACCTATCTCATGGTCGTGGTTGCGATCGGCATTGCCATTGGCTCTATTGCCGCAGCGCGCATGATCAAACTCGAGCATTCTGTCCGCGTGCTTCCTGTTGGCATCGTGGTTGGTTTACTGGTCATTGCAATGGCATTTGTCAGCAACTGGCTTCTTGCTTGCGTCCTGCTCATGCTGATCGGCGCCTTGAGCGGCTACCTGGTGGTACCACTGAACGCCTTGCTGCAGCATCGCGGGCACTTGCTTATCGGAGCTGGCCACTCCATTGCCGTACAAAACTTCAACGAAAACTTAGGTATTGCCGCGTTGATCAGTCTGTACACCCTCATGATCAAGGCAGATATTCACATCAACTTTATTATTGTGGTCTTCGGCCTATTCGTCAGCCTGAGCATGGGCGGCATATACAAGCTTTATCAGGCTCAACATTCAAGACAATAA
- a CDS encoding peroxiredoxin → MLNQAIPDFELPSTSGKIFKLSDYIGKKLIIYFYPKDNTPGCTNQGKDLRDLYEAFKASNTDIVGISRDSLKSHENFKAKFSFPFELLSDSEEKACTLFDVIKMKKLYGKEVRGIERSTFVVDEQGVLIREWRKVKVDGHAQQVLEFIQSL, encoded by the coding sequence ATGTTGAATCAAGCAATTCCCGACTTTGAATTACCTTCTACCAGCGGAAAAATCTTCAAGCTATCTGATTATATTGGCAAAAAGCTGATTATTTACTTCTATCCAAAAGACAATACCCCTGGCTGTACCAATCAAGGCAAAGACCTGCGCGATCTCTATGAAGCATTTAAGGCCAGCAATACCGATATTGTCGGGATCTCGCGCGATAGTCTCAAATCTCACGAAAACTTCAAAGCGAAGTTCAGCTTCCCTTTTGAATTACTATCAGATTCCGAAGAAAAAGCCTGTACGTTGTTCGACGTAATCAAGATGAAGAAACTTTATGGTAAAGAAGTACGTGGTATAGAACGCAGCACTTTCGTTGTCGATGAACAGGGTGTCCTGATTCGCGAATGGCGGAAAGTAAAAGTTGACGGTCATGCACAGCAAGTGCTCGAATTCATTCAATCCCTTTAA
- a CDS encoding substrate-binding domain-containing protein, producing MLKTLKKVSLVLVLSGVSQFVMAGAAVNTLEVDTEVGRGGLPVREDNPNELRVCADYDNLPYSNGKQEGFENKIAELIAKDLGKTLTYQFWYDRMGFIRNTLNARRCDVIIGTVAGNDMMLTSKPYYRSGYVFVYRKDSGYDIKDWDSPDLRKGIIGVVGQTPPSRPLNDKGLLGNSRPYRIQRDLNLPPSFVIDDLVKGEIDVAILWGPIAGYYAKKAPIPLVVVPAPEYEQENIHGKEYWNISLGVRKRDKERLAMLQEVLDRRHDDIIKILDEYGIPHVPIVEDDDIEKKSKSRGDVIPKFE from the coding sequence ATGCTTAAAACGCTGAAAAAGGTCTCATTAGTGCTTGTGCTGTCTGGTGTGAGCCAGTTTGTGATGGCAGGCGCTGCTGTCAATACATTGGAAGTTGATACGGAAGTGGGACGCGGTGGCCTGCCGGTACGTGAAGACAACCCCAATGAATTGAGGGTGTGTGCCGACTATGACAATTTGCCTTATTCAAATGGCAAGCAGGAAGGCTTCGAGAACAAGATCGCCGAACTGATCGCCAAGGATCTTGGCAAGACCCTGACCTACCAATTCTGGTATGACCGTATGGGATTCATTCGAAACACATTGAATGCGCGACGATGTGATGTGATTATTGGTACCGTGGCTGGCAATGACATGATGTTGACGTCCAAGCCCTATTATCGCTCAGGATATGTCTTTGTCTATCGTAAGGACAGTGGCTACGACATCAAGGACTGGGACTCTCCTGATCTGCGTAAAGGGATTATCGGCGTGGTAGGGCAGACGCCGCCCTCGCGACCGCTCAATGACAAGGGTTTGCTCGGCAACTCGCGTCCATACCGTATCCAGCGCGACCTCAATCTGCCTCCAAGTTTCGTGATCGACGATCTGGTCAAGGGTGAGATTGATGTTGCCATCCTGTGGGGACCCATTGCCGGATACTATGCCAAGAAAGCACCCATTCCCTTGGTCGTGGTTCCTGCTCCAGAATATGAACAGGAAAATATTCATGGCAAGGAATACTGGAATATTTCACTGGGCGTACGTAAACGCGACAAGGAGCGGCTTGCGATGTTGCAGGAGGTGCTGGACAGGCGTCATGACGATATCATCAAGATACTTGACGAATACGGTATCCCCCATGTGCCGATTGTCGAAGATGACGACATCGAGAAAAAGTCCAAAAGCAGGGGGGATGTTATTCCTAAATTTGAGTAA
- a CDS encoding PhoH family protein has protein sequence MIRKRTASTKLFVLDTNVLMHDPSSLFRFEEHDIYLPMVTLEELDNNKKGMTEVARNARQASRNLEEIVGSNLAGLEKGCPLSMNGNKHVSGKLFMQTEAVTTELPMLAGSKADNQILSVVLSLQASQPSREVVLVSKDINIRIKARAIGVAAEDYFNDKVLEDTDLLYTGMKELPADFWDKHSKAMESWQDAGRMFYRITGPLCKGFLVNEFVYYEFEKPFHAIVRSIEGNTAVLEVVKDYTQPKHNIWGITARNREQNFALNLLMDPDVDFVTLLGQAGTGKTLLTLASALTQTLDKKIYSEIIMTRVTVPVGEDIGFLPGTEEEKMAPWMGALEDNLDVLNKSDEDAGEWGRAATQDLIRTRIKVKSLNFMRGRTFLHKFLIIDEAQNLTPKQMKTLITRAGPGTKVVCLGNIAQIDTPYLTEGSSGLTYVVDRFKGWKHNGHITLVRGERSRLADFAAEIL, from the coding sequence ATGATCAGAAAGCGCACGGCAAGCACCAAACTGTTTGTACTTGACACCAACGTGCTCATGCACGATCCATCAAGCCTGTTCCGCTTTGAGGAACATGATATTTATCTTCCCATGGTCACGCTGGAAGAACTGGACAACAATAAAAAAGGGATGACAGAGGTGGCCCGCAATGCGCGCCAGGCAAGTCGGAACCTAGAGGAGATCGTGGGTAGTAACCTCGCAGGCCTGGAAAAAGGCTGTCCACTTTCGATGAACGGCAACAAGCATGTCAGCGGCAAACTATTTATGCAGACAGAGGCCGTGACGACAGAATTGCCCATGCTGGCAGGCAGCAAGGCCGACAACCAGATACTAAGCGTGGTGCTCAGCCTGCAGGCGTCCCAGCCCAGCCGGGAAGTGGTTCTTGTCAGCAAGGATATCAATATTCGCATCAAGGCACGCGCAATTGGTGTGGCTGCGGAAGACTACTTCAACGACAAGGTGCTGGAAGACACCGACCTGCTCTACACCGGCATGAAAGAGCTTCCCGCCGACTTCTGGGACAAGCACAGCAAGGCCATGGAGTCATGGCAGGATGCAGGTAGAATGTTTTACCGCATCACCGGGCCGCTATGCAAAGGCTTTCTGGTGAATGAGTTCGTCTATTACGAATTCGAAAAGCCGTTCCATGCCATCGTACGCTCAATTGAAGGAAATACAGCCGTGCTGGAAGTCGTCAAGGACTACACCCAGCCCAAACACAACATCTGGGGCATCACAGCCCGCAATCGAGAACAGAACTTCGCCCTCAACCTGCTGATGGATCCCGATGTAGACTTCGTGACGCTGCTTGGCCAGGCTGGCACTGGTAAAACCTTGTTGACGTTAGCCTCAGCACTGACACAAACATTAGATAAGAAGATTTACAGTGAAATCATCATGACACGTGTCACTGTCCCGGTCGGAGAGGATATCGGCTTTCTACCCGGCACAGAAGAGGAGAAAATGGCGCCGTGGATGGGGGCTTTGGAAGACAACCTCGACGTACTCAACAAATCCGACGAGGACGCCGGGGAATGGGGCCGCGCAGCGACCCAGGATCTAATACGTACCCGTATCAAGGTAAAATCATTGAACTTCATGCGTGGACGCACTTTCCTACATAAGTTCCTCATTATTGATGAAGCCCAGAATCTGACGCCAAAACAGATGAAAACGCTTATTACGCGTGCTGGACCCGGGACGAAAGTGGTTTGTTTAGGTAATATTGCGCAAATCGACACGCCTTACCTCACAGAAGGAAGTTCCGGCCTGACCTATGTTGTCGATCGCTTCAAGGGCTGGAAGCATAACGGACACATTACCCTGGTTCGCGGAGAGCGATCCAGGCTGGCAGACTTTGCCGCAGAAATATTGTAA
- a CDS encoding energy transducer TonB gives MLFMQLPALNFTAPEPIEQTTLQVELVTQQPTLAPSVALPEPDTINPPAPVKQPDPEPVPVVHKPAPAPVPSPPRPVTKPPEPALAEPSPEAHETTEATSPTTVQEVMTAPPGDEPTPSAQPAPAAPPVHEPALPPQPAGPSQQDIEAARNLYGSLLSQAIAKHKQYPRIAQMRGWEGEVLLEVHCDETGHVLSTHVKKSSGHQVLDEQAITMVRKASPLPQPPEILRNTKNLVILVPIPFTLESS, from the coding sequence ATGCTATTCATGCAATTGCCTGCGCTGAACTTTACGGCTCCGGAACCGATTGAACAGACAACGCTTCAAGTCGAGCTGGTAACGCAACAACCCACTCTGGCTCCATCCGTTGCCTTGCCGGAGCCAGATACCATCAACCCACCGGCACCAGTCAAGCAGCCAGACCCAGAGCCCGTCCCCGTCGTGCACAAACCGGCGCCCGCGCCGGTGCCCTCCCCTCCCAGACCCGTCACAAAACCGCCAGAACCTGCTCTTGCAGAGCCATCCCCTGAAGCACATGAAACCACAGAAGCGACCAGCCCGACGACTGTCCAAGAAGTCATGACAGCGCCTCCGGGAGATGAACCAACACCATCAGCCCAGCCTGCCCCTGCCGCACCTCCTGTGCATGAGCCTGCACTACCACCCCAGCCAGCGGGCCCGAGCCAGCAGGATATCGAGGCAGCACGCAATTTGTATGGATCCCTGCTTTCACAGGCCATTGCCAAGCACAAACAGTATCCGAGGATTGCCCAAATGCGGGGATGGGAAGGCGAGGTTTTATTGGAGGTGCATTGTGATGAGACCGGCCACGTGCTGTCGACACACGTGAAAAAATCCAGCGGTCATCAAGTATTGGATGAGCAAGCCATCACCATGGTGAGAAAAGCCTCTCCCTTGCCACAGCCGCCAGAAATATTGCGTAACACCAAGAACCTCGTCATCTTGGTGCCGATTCCTTTCACACTGGAATCGTCATGA
- a CDS encoding quinoprotein relay system zinc metallohydrolase 2 translates to MVRQLIHCIAPLFYAVSLLGIPSCAHSQPSALSVQQVAPGVYMHQGAHLDLDDGYQGDISNIGFIIGAKGVAVIDTGGSRQVGEALLSAIREITDLPVLYVINTHIHPDHIFGNAAFKQEHPVFIGHAKLPNAMALRGEAYLRQGQKLLGIQFSESEIIPPTQLVASFQELDIGGRKLLLTAYPNAHTNTDLTVLDETTGTLWTGDLLFIERAPSIDGDIKGWLSAIEDLQKLTGIQLAVPGHGPATQDLQGALSNQARYLNLLLHDVRKAIKQGHSMQQAMESAAASESGHWQLFHEVNRRNVNLIYPVLEWE, encoded by the coding sequence ATGGTTCGTCAGCTCATCCATTGCATTGCCCCTCTATTCTACGCTGTCAGCCTGCTGGGGATACCATCATGTGCGCATAGCCAGCCATCAGCACTGTCTGTGCAACAAGTAGCGCCTGGGGTCTATATGCACCAAGGTGCCCATCTCGACCTGGACGATGGGTACCAGGGAGATATCAGCAATATCGGCTTCATCATTGGCGCAAAAGGAGTGGCCGTTATTGACACGGGCGGCAGCCGGCAGGTAGGTGAGGCCCTGCTCTCCGCCATTCGAGAAATAACTGACCTGCCTGTTTTGTATGTCATCAACACCCACATTCATCCTGACCATATTTTCGGTAATGCAGCCTTCAAACAGGAGCATCCAGTATTCATCGGCCATGCCAAACTGCCGAATGCCATGGCACTGCGTGGCGAAGCTTATTTACGCCAAGGCCAAAAGCTTCTCGGCATACAATTTTCGGAAAGCGAGATCATCCCACCCACACAACTGGTAGCGTCCTTTCAGGAACTAGATATTGGGGGGCGAAAGCTGCTGTTGACAGCGTACCCGAACGCCCATACCAATACCGACCTTACCGTATTGGATGAGACCACCGGCACACTATGGACGGGGGATCTGCTTTTCATCGAACGCGCTCCCTCCATAGATGGCGATATCAAGGGATGGCTGTCTGCCATTGAAGACTTGCAGAAGTTGACCGGAATACAGCTTGCAGTGCCCGGCCATGGGCCCGCCACGCAAGATTTGCAAGGCGCCTTGAGTAATCAGGCCCGTTACCTCAACCTTTTACTGCATGATGTCCGTAAAGCCATCAAGCAGGGGCACAGCATGCAACAGGCGATGGAAAGTGCTGCAGCTAGCGAGTCTGGTCACTGGCAATTGTTCCATGAAGTCAACCGACGCAATGTCAATCTGATTTATCCTGTGCTCGAATGGGAATAA
- a CDS encoding NAD(P)/FAD-dependent oxidoreductase produces the protein MQLEKQTNSDLHRVVIVGGGAGGLELATRLGRTLGRKKKAHITLIDCTRTHVWKPLLHEIAAGSMNPDKHELDYIAQAHWHHFHFRLGRMDGLDRTKKEVTVAPYYDDGVEVIPRRTFKYDTLIIAVGSTTNDFGISGAREHSIALDTQNQAERFHRQLTNALMRAQTQAEPIQAGQLEVVIVGAGATGVELAAELHNTTRELAAYGLDKIDPDRDIKISIIEASDRVLPALPPKLSKAVDTELRKLGVHVYVGERVTEVTDKGVYTHSGRFIPSSLVVWAAGIKAPDFLRELDGLEVNRINQLVVKRTLQTTLDENIFAFGDCAACPWPGHDENVPPRAQAAHQQASMLVKTVKARVAGKSNLPEFTYRDYGSLVNLGRYSTVGSLMGAIAGGSMYIEGLFARLMYQSLYQMHLMALHGFFAVVLQILARLITRRTEARVKLH, from the coding sequence ATGCAATTGGAAAAGCAAACAAATTCAGATTTGCACCGTGTTGTTATCGTCGGTGGTGGGGCGGGTGGTCTAGAGCTTGCCACACGCCTGGGTAGAACTCTGGGGCGCAAGAAAAAAGCTCATATCACCCTCATCGATTGCACTCGTACTCATGTCTGGAAGCCACTGTTGCATGAAATTGCCGCTGGGAGCATGAATCCAGACAAGCATGAGCTAGATTATATTGCCCAGGCGCATTGGCATCACTTTCATTTCCGCCTGGGGCGTATGGATGGCCTGGATCGTACCAAGAAGGAGGTGACTGTCGCACCCTATTATGATGATGGGGTTGAGGTCATTCCGCGTCGCACGTTCAAGTATGACACCTTGATTATTGCCGTCGGTAGCACGACAAATGACTTTGGAATTTCCGGCGCGCGTGAGCATTCCATTGCACTGGATACGCAAAATCAGGCTGAACGTTTTCATCGCCAATTAACGAATGCCTTGATGAGGGCGCAAACTCAGGCCGAACCGATTCAAGCCGGGCAGCTAGAGGTTGTGATCGTAGGGGCTGGTGCCACAGGCGTCGAACTTGCTGCGGAGCTACACAATACTACGCGTGAGTTAGCCGCATATGGATTGGACAAGATTGATCCTGATCGCGATATCAAGATTTCCATCATTGAGGCAAGTGATCGTGTATTGCCTGCGTTGCCTCCCAAACTTTCAAAAGCAGTAGATACTGAGCTACGCAAGCTGGGTGTACATGTCTATGTCGGAGAGAGAGTCACAGAGGTGACAGATAAAGGGGTGTATACCCATAGCGGCCGATTCATTCCTTCCTCGCTGGTAGTATGGGCAGCTGGCATCAAGGCGCCCGACTTTCTCCGAGAGCTGGATGGTCTGGAGGTCAATCGTATCAATCAGCTGGTGGTCAAGCGCACGCTACAAACCACGCTGGATGAGAATATTTTTGCTTTTGGTGATTGCGCCGCCTGCCCTTGGCCTGGTCACGATGAGAATGTGCCTCCGCGTGCCCAGGCTGCTCACCAGCAGGCTTCAATGTTGGTCAAAACCGTAAAGGCCCGAGTGGCAGGTAAGAGTAATCTTCCGGAATTCACCTATCGCGATTATGGGTCGCTGGTCAATCTTGGGCGCTACTCTACTGTAGGTAGCCTCATGGGCGCGATTGCCGGTGGCAGCATGTACATTGAAGGCTTATTTGCGCGCTTGATGTATCAGTCCTTGTATCAAATGCACCTGATGGCGTTGCATGGTTTCTTCGCTGTGGTGCTCCAGATATTGGCGCGCCTGATTACCAGGAGGACAGAGGCCAGGGTCAAGCTGCATTGA
- a CDS encoding c-type cytochrome has product MLNHGVIKATLAASVLALAGLAMPMQASAACNLVSTKDNSPLNIKVEEGDTPEAKEFLETCVNPYTKIYVEDPNKAKQGKRKFGLYSCTTCHGPNGDGQVAVSITDDRWQYSKHITDKGLFETIAGGTNGGMAAWHKQVANNPDLVTTDEILKIIGFLRSQYKGGGDKPWLNEKPQK; this is encoded by the coding sequence ATGTTGAACCATGGAGTGATCAAAGCAACCTTGGCAGCCTCTGTATTGGCGCTCGCAGGATTGGCTATGCCGATGCAGGCAAGTGCTGCATGTAATCTCGTTTCTACCAAGGATAACAGCCCATTGAACATCAAGGTCGAAGAGGGGGATACTCCCGAGGCCAAGGAGTTCTTGGAGACTTGCGTCAACCCCTACACCAAAATTTATGTAGAGGATCCCAATAAGGCGAAGCAAGGTAAGAGGAAATTTGGTCTTTATTCTTGCACGACTTGCCATGGGCCGAATGGTGATGGTCAGGTAGCCGTGTCGATTACCGATGATCGTTGGCAATACTCCAAGCACATCACGGACAAGGGCTTGTTTGAAACTATCGCCGGTGGTACCAATGGTGGCATGGCTGCCTGGCATAAGCAGGTGGCCAACAATCCAGATCTGGTGACGACTGATGAGATCCTCAAGATTATCGGTTTCTTGCGCAGCCAATACAAGGGCGGCGGCGACAAGCCATGGTTGAACGAAAAGCCACAGAAATAA